Proteins from one Pseudomonas sp. KBS0710 genomic window:
- a CDS encoding FAD-binding oxidoreductase, with product MSHADFIIIGGGIAGASTGFWLSQHGKVLVLERENHPAYHSTGRSAALYTAAYGTPQVRALTLASRAFFDNPPTGFCEHPLLTPRGEITVDFSGDPAELERQYQSAKATVAQVERLSVDEACARLPILRREKVHGAIFDPTASDIDTDALHQGYLRGIRRHHGEVRTDSHVLGLSRDADGLWQVRTQDATYTAPIIINAAGAWADHIGALAGAAAIGLQPKRRSAFIFAGPEGVDTHAWPMLVALDEAFYMKPDAGMFLGSPANADPVEPQDVQPEELDIAMGIYQIEEATTLTIRRPTRTWAGLRSFVPDGDLLAGFDPQVPGLFWVAAQGGYGIQTSPAMGQASAALVRGAPLPELLTRFGLDAGMLSPVRLEPH from the coding sequence ATGAGCCATGCAGACTTCATCATCATCGGCGGCGGCATTGCCGGTGCATCCACGGGGTTCTGGTTGTCGCAGCATGGCAAAGTGTTGGTGCTGGAGCGCGAAAACCACCCGGCCTATCACTCCACCGGGCGCTCGGCGGCGCTCTACACTGCGGCCTATGGCACGCCACAGGTGCGCGCGTTGACCCTGGCCAGCCGTGCATTTTTTGATAACCCGCCGACAGGCTTCTGTGAGCACCCGTTGCTGACGCCACGCGGGGAGATCACCGTGGATTTCAGTGGCGACCCGGCGGAACTGGAGCGCCAATACCAGAGCGCCAAGGCCACGGTGGCGCAGGTGGAACGGCTGAGTGTCGATGAGGCGTGCGCACGGCTGCCGATCTTGCGTCGCGAAAAAGTCCACGGCGCCATCTTCGACCCGACCGCCAGTGACATCGACACCGATGCCCTGCACCAAGGCTATTTGCGTGGCATCCGCCGCCATCACGGCGAAGTGCGTACCGACAGCCATGTGCTGGGCCTGAGCCGTGACGCCGACGGCCTGTGGCAGGTGCGCACCCAGGACGCGACCTACACCGCGCCGATCATCATCAACGCCGCTGGCGCCTGGGCCGATCATATCGGCGCGCTCGCCGGTGCGGCGGCCATCGGCCTGCAACCCAAGCGGCGTTCGGCGTTTATCTTCGCCGGGCCAGAAGGCGTCGACACGCATGCGTGGCCGATGCTGGTGGCGCTCGACGAAGCCTTCTACATGAAACCCGATGCAGGCATGTTCCTCGGCTCGCCGGCCAACGCCGACCCGGTCGAACCCCAGGATGTGCAGCCCGAAGAGCTGGACATTGCCATGGGCATCTACCAGATCGAAGAAGCCACCACCTTGACCATCCGCCGCCCGACCCGCACCTGGGCCGGGCTGCGCAGTTTTGTGCCTGATGGTGATTTGCTCGCGGGCTTCGACCCGCAGGTGCCGGGGCTGTTCTGGGTCGCGGCGCAAGGCGGTTATGGCATTCAGACCTCACCGGCCATGGGCCAGGCCAGCGCGGCCCTGGTACGCGGCGCGCCGTTGCCGGAGCTACTGACGCGGTTTGGCCTGGACGCTGGTATGCTCTCGCCCGTCCGCCTGGAGCCGCATTGA